One Lucilia cuprina isolate Lc7/37 chromosome 4, ASM2204524v1, whole genome shotgun sequence DNA segment encodes these proteins:
- the LOC124419668 gene encoding putative cyclin-dependent serine/threonine-protein kinase DDB_G0272797/DDB_G0274007: MQLWPVLLWPKPKARQRIQHYRNRNINLQFATRTFSTPAATATLTFHYALIINTLLLITTTWGLTTTQQQQQQPTGNYEGANAVAEAADVVAALTGLTNGYASPDYIKNYYHVSEAAETTEQQQQQQQLHQQNNAVAVRSGQQGDAVGAAGIIGRGFMGLQSNNYGNSIVARGVTTGEGVGRGLAHEDTFSVYDGGFVPTTFTAAGQHYAASLGGRQSATDKNNVLHHYATTAAYKNNLHANHQPYGNSNSNSNYNSNNNFIAEAGNNKHNNMAQKTLFRRLSNYDGLDNVDGVTTGDASIADDDGGESEGETIAGNGGEGLMEKYAVTYEDKAQQIPVLRNFYNQQTIFNNDQQEREKTFANYFPPSMTATTTVGYEIENPQKYYTLNNYIETTKPQQQQQYIQYQHKLPAYASQQQQQTITTMPAPATYYQTFIQHKNDNQEHHSHQQHYRHVAGDNYHTWKQNQIMANYQPKQSTTIEKQQPHKQQTQQKHLQSNNNQHQHSSIQEPETAETSQSTRIKKPLKHKSKRHDAQEQAYNYDALLENNDIETERDDISAIQLQQLQHLQHQLHQQQQQFVDLQHQLIDHDQQLQIQKQIAQSPPPALPPITHTVHHNPHSLQALTGTPISQHTQVIKAIPIPQHQQIHVPYRENLTIEVPDTMITAINKPVPIEIPLTRTVTIPKIQEVKIPIQKLKPFPVERPIPYIVEKRVPYPVEKQIAKPVYYPVPIKVPIVHTVVHKVHQPAYGNYQQHGNYHQPHNYHQQSYHLPHTVYRHSHGHGSGHGHGHSYSHSHHY; encoded by the coding sequence ATGCAATTGTGGCCAGTGTTGTTATGGCCTAAGCCAAAGGCTAGACAACGTATACAACACTATAGGAatagaaacataaatttacaatttgctACAAGGACCTTCTCAACCCCAGCTGCAACAGCAACACTAACATTTCACTATGCACTTATAATCAATACATTGCTATTGATAACAACAACGTGGGGGCTAACAACCacccaacagcaacaacaacaaccaacagGCAATTATGAAGGAGCAAATGCTGTGGCAGAGGCTGCGGATGTTGTAGCGGCCCTAACAGGATTAACAAATGGTTATGCCAGTCCAGACTACATAAAGAATTACTATCATGTAAGTGAGGCGGCGGAAACTAcagaacaacagcagcagcaacaacaactacatcaaCAAAACAATGCTGTAGCAGTTAGATCGGGTCAACAAGGAGATGCTGTGGGTGCCGCTGGTATTATTGGTCGTGGCTTTATGGGCTTACAGTCAAACAATTATGGAAATTCTATTGTTGCTCGGGGTGTGACTACTGGAGAAGGTGTAGGTAGAGGTCTAGCTCATGAAGATACATTTAGTGTTTATGACGGTGGTTTTGTGCCTACAACTTTTACGGCTGCTGGCCAGCATTACGCAGCATCTTTAGGAGGTCGACAAAGTGCTACAGATAAAAATAATGTACTGCATCACTATGCCACGACTGCggcatataaaaacaatttacatgcGAATCATCAGCCTTATGGAAATAGCAATAGTAATAGCAActacaacagcaataacaacttTATTGCTGAAGCCGGTAACAACAAACATAACAATATGGcacaaaaaactttgtttagacGATTATCAAATTATGACGGCCTAGATAATGTTGATGGTGTTACTACCGGGGATGCAAGTATTGCAGACGATGATGGTGGTGAGAGTGAAGGTGAAACTATTGCAGGCAATGGTGGCGAAGGTCTTATGGAAAAGTATGCAGTGACTTATGAAGATAAAGCACAACAAATTCCAGTACTACGGAATTTCTATAAtcaacaaacaatatttaataatgacCAGCAGGAACGAGAGAAAacttttgcaaattattttccACCATCAATGACTGCAACAACTACAGTTGGATATGAAATAGAAAACCCGCAAAAATATTAcacattaaataattatatagaaaCGACAAAaccacaacagcagcagcaatataTACAATATCAACACAAATTACCAGCATACGcatcacaacaacaacagcagacCATTACTACCATGCCAGCGCCAGCTACATATTATCAAACATTTATACAACATAAAAATGATAACCAAGAGCATCACAGTCATCAACAACATTACCGCCATGTAGCTGGAGATAATTATCACACAtggaaacaaaatcaaataatgGCTAATTATCAGCCAAAACAATcaacaacaatagaaaaacAGCAGCCACATAAACAGCAAACACAGCAGAAGCATTTACAATCAAACAATAATCAACATCAACACAGTTCAATACAAGAACCGGAAACAGCAGAAACCTCACAAAGTACTCGCATTAAAAAACCCCTTAAACACAAGAGCAAACGCCACGATGCCCAGGAACAAGCCTATAATTATGATGCCCTGCTTGAAAACAATGATATTGAAACCGAAAGGGATGATATATCTGCTATACAACTGCAACAATTACAACATCTGCAACATCAGctgcatcaacaacaacaacagtttgTAGATTTACAACATCAACTAATTGATCATGATCaacaattacaaatacaaaagcAAATTGCACAATCTCCTCCACCAGCATTACCACCCATTACACATACCGTGCACCATAATCCGCATAGTTTACAGGCTTTAACTGGCACGCCAATAAGTCAACATACCCAGGTTATTAAAGCTATACCCATACCACAACATCAACAGATACATGTACCTTATAGAGAAAATTTAACTATCGAAGTGCCCGATACTATGATAACAGCGATTAATAAACCTGTACCCATTGAAATTCCCCTGACTAGAACTGTGACTATACCAAAAATTCAAGAGGTTAAAATACccatacaaaaactaaaacccTTTCCAGTTGAACGTCCCATTCCCTATATAGTTGAGAAGCGTGTACCATATCCGGTGGAGAAACAAATAGCCAAACCGGTTTACTACCCAGTACCCATAAAAGTACCCATTGTACATACAGTAGTACATAAAGTTCATCAGCCTGCTTATGGAAACTATCAGCAGCATGGTAATTATCATCAGCCCCACAATTATCATCAACAGAGCTACCATTTACCTCACACCGTTTATCGTCATAGTCATGGGCATGGTTCTGGTCACGGGCATGGTCATTCGTATTCTCATTCTCATCattactaa